aaacattatattgGATAGATACAGTGAACACATCAAATATTGGAGATAGCAGAATTCCAATATTATTTGTTTGAGGTGGAtgcaaatctatttttttttctcatcgaTCGGCCACAGCAGAATCGGGCAATTGTCTttcttttacattgtcttatatcATATATTATCTGttatataatcaaatatttacataaGTTAACATATTGtgtctttttcagtttaaaaTGCTTAGAGCTTCTAAAAGAAAAAGGGTGGTGCCCAAGGGAAGAGGAGATAGCGTGGCTCCGGCCGCTAAGAGAAGTGTCTCGCGTCGAAAAGTTGGAGATGTCCATGAAATCAGATCAACAGGGAGTCCAGTGGCAACCAATACACTAGATACAGAAGTGATGACTATGGCTCCGGTCCCAACAACCGCTACTGAACCCATTACGGTCCCAACAACCGCTACTGAACCCATTACGGTCCCAACAACCGCTACTGAACCCATTACACATTCATGTAATTGTCCAGTATTTCAAAACCCAATTCCTTGCATTAAGGCCAGTGATGACCTTGCTAGAAATGTCACTGTTAGCTTGAGGCAAAAAATTATTGCTGGAGAGTATATTGACCTGGCCTTACTGTTAGTAAATTCACAAGCCTCTGCAGGGGATAAACAAAAAGTAGTTATTTCGCAGGGAGAAATTTTGCTACAACCAcggcagcaacaacaaaaaattgactCCATCGATACCTGGACAGACGCATATTTAGTGTATATAAGTATTTATTGTACTGCTCACCCGCATGTATTTCAAGAATTACTAAAGCACATGCATAGTATTCGGTTAGGTGCTAAGCGGTGCGCACTAGGGTGGAAATCGTATGACGAACAATTCCGCCTCAGAATGTCACAGGATCCAGCAGGGTCTTGGGCTGTGGTTGACCCTGAGCTATGGCTGCTTTATATGTATCCTCCGTCTTCTAATAGTAATGCGCCAGTAAGCACGGGGCGCTTTAAATGTTACGCATTCAATTACCAGGGCAATTGCGTGAATCAATCATGTCCTTATAATCATTCTTGTTTAAGATGTTCTGATCAGCACCCACTTATACAGTGCCCAAGACAAAACGTTTTTCCTAATAGGGTAGGTGGAAATGCAAGATTTCAGCAACCTAGGCCTCAATTTAGACCGAGATTTCAAGCACGTGGTGGCAACCCAGTGCAGTATCCCAACAATACGAAATCGTATTCTGGTCACTATATGAAGTGATTCTTTAGCAGAATGTAATTAAAGTtgtggcacattttttttttttatggttctaTGTTAAAAAGATGTGTAAGAATTTATGACATTGTTCATATTGTTAATTTTGTATAGAATTAAGATTGTATTACTTTCAGAGTCCAAACTATTGCGCCACCTATGGGATAAAGGGTGGACTCCAATAAACACACTTGAATTAAACACGTATCTAGGTGATTATGCAAATAGGGTGGATGCTCAGCTCCTGCTTGAGGGTTTACTTTTGGATTTAGGATACAATATGAAGGTCCACGTATTTCTACTACCGCAAAAAATTTGGTTTCTGCAGAAATACACAAGTTCGAAACATTAGCAAAGTTGCACGACGAGGTCAAACTTGGTAGAATTTTGGGTCCATTTTCTAA
The window above is part of the Mytilus galloprovincialis chromosome 4, xbMytGall1.hap1.1, whole genome shotgun sequence genome. Proteins encoded here:
- the LOC143071491 gene encoding uncharacterized protein LOC143071491, whose product is MLRASKRKRVVPKGRGDSVAPAAKRSVSRRKVGDVHEIRSTGSPVATNTLDTEVMTMAPVPTTATEPITVPTTATEPITVPTTATEPITHSCNCPVFQNPIPCIKASDDLARNVTVSLRQKIIAGEYIDLALLLVNSQASAGDKQKVVISQGEILLQPRQQQQKIDSIDTWTDAYLVYISIYCTAHPHVFQELLKHMHSIRLGAKRCALGWKSYDEQFRLRMSQDPAGSWAVVDPELWLLYMYPPSSNSNAPVSTGRFKCYAFNYQGNCVNQSCPYNHSCLRCSDQHPLIQCPRQNVFPNRVGGNARFQQPRPQFRPRFQARGGNPVQYPNNTKSYSGHYMK